Proteins found in one Ovis canadensis isolate MfBH-ARS-UI-01 breed Bighorn chromosome 20, ARS-UI_OviCan_v2, whole genome shotgun sequence genomic segment:
- the LOC138425624 gene encoding histone H1.2 isoform X1: MSETAPVAPAVAPPAEKTPVKKKAAKKPAGARRKASGPPVSELITKAVAASKERSGVSLAALKKALAAAGYDVEKNNSRIKLGLKSLVSKGTLVQTKGTGASGSFKLNKKAATGEAKPKAKKAGAAKPKKAAGAAKKPKKATGAATPKKTAKKTPKKAKKPAAAAVTKKVAKSPKKAKAAKPKKAAKSAAKAVKPKAAKPKVAKPKKAAPKKNNSVVSGFFHFHGISPG; this comes from the exons CTCCTGCGGAGAAGACCCCAGTTAAGAAGAAGGCTGCCAAAAAGCCGGCTGGGGCGCGCCGTAAGGCATCCGGGCCCCCGGTGTCCGAGCTCATCACCAAGGCTGTCGCCGCCTCCAAGGAGCGCAGCGGCGTGTCTCTGGCTGCGCTCAAAAAGGCACTGGCGGCTGCCGGCTACGATGTGGAGAAGAACAACAGCCGCATCAAGCTGGGTCTCAAGAGCCTGGTGAGCAAGGGTACCCTGGTGCAGACCAAGGGCACCGGGGCTTCCGGCTCTTTCAAGCTCAACAAGAAGGCGGCCACCGGGGAGGCCAAGCCCAAGGCAAAGAAGGCGGGTGCGGCCAAGCCTAAGAAGGCTGCTGGGGCGGCTAAGAAGCCCAAGAAAGCTACGGGCGCGGCCACTCCAAAGAAAACTGCTAAGAAGACCCCGAAGAAAGCGAAGAAGCCGGCCGCAGCTGCTGTGACCAAGAAAGTGGCCAAGAGCCCCAAGAAAGCTAAGGCTGCCAAGCCTAAGAAGGCCGCCAAAAGCGCAGCGAAAGCGGTTAAGCCAAAGGCCGCCAAGCCCAAGGTTGCTAAACCCAAGAAGGCTGCACCCAAGAAGAA taacagcgttgtaagtggattctttcattttcatggcaTTTCTCCTGGGTAG
- the LOC138425624 gene encoding histone H1.2 isoform X2, which translates to MSETAPVAPAVAPPAEKTPVKKKAAKKPAGARRKASGPPVSELITKAVAASKERSGVSLAALKKALAAAGYDVEKNNSRIKLGLKSLVSKGTLVQTKGTGASGSFKLNKKAATGEAKPKAKKAGAAKPKKAAGAAKKPKKATGAATPKKTAKKTPKKAKKPAAAAVTKKVAKSPKKAKAAKPKKAAKSAAKAVKPKAAKPKVAKPKKAAPKKKLYFPFALW; encoded by the coding sequence CTCCTGCGGAGAAGACCCCAGTTAAGAAGAAGGCTGCCAAAAAGCCGGCTGGGGCGCGCCGTAAGGCATCCGGGCCCCCGGTGTCCGAGCTCATCACCAAGGCTGTCGCCGCCTCCAAGGAGCGCAGCGGCGTGTCTCTGGCTGCGCTCAAAAAGGCACTGGCGGCTGCCGGCTACGATGTGGAGAAGAACAACAGCCGCATCAAGCTGGGTCTCAAGAGCCTGGTGAGCAAGGGTACCCTGGTGCAGACCAAGGGCACCGGGGCTTCCGGCTCTTTCAAGCTCAACAAGAAGGCGGCCACCGGGGAGGCCAAGCCCAAGGCAAAGAAGGCGGGTGCGGCCAAGCCTAAGAAGGCTGCTGGGGCGGCTAAGAAGCCCAAGAAAGCTACGGGCGCGGCCACTCCAAAGAAAACTGCTAAGAAGACCCCGAAGAAAGCGAAGAAGCCGGCCGCAGCTGCTGTGACCAAGAAAGTGGCCAAGAGCCCCAAGAAAGCTAAGGCTGCCAAGCCTAAGAAGGCCGCCAAAAGCGCAGCGAAAGCGGTTAAGCCAAAGGCCGCCAAGCCCAAGGTTGCTAAACCCAAGAAGGCTGCACCCAAGAAGAA